The DNA window TCTTGCATTCACTCCAAGGTCATTTACACTTTCATTGGCAGCTATTTAGTTCCAATAAAAAAAGCTCAAGACAGCAATTTGTGAATTCTGCTCAGCCGAGTAGaagtgtggagaagagagaaaaggacttGTTTCAAAAGTCAATTAATTGTTCTCTTTCAGGGAGGGATCCATTCACTGTTCCATAGTCCCAAGCCAAGAATCCTCCACATCTGTTCACTCAGTTTCCCAAGCCATGATCCCAAGTTACCGAGTCCCAAAGAATAGGCCCAATTCAGTCTCCTTAGAGCTTTCTCCTTCTTAGACACATTTGTATATCATTTTACGCTAGGCCTAGTCCATTCACTAAAGAGGTTAGGCATAAAGGATTGTGGGCAGTGGCAGAAAAGACCAGAGTTAGCTTTTTGGACACCACCATCTAAAATCCATTATAATAAGGAAGAGACTCATTATGCGTTTGGGTGTATATTAGGCATTACCTCCATTAAAGCCTATTCGAGACCCCAATGCGTCAAAAGGCACAAAGCAATTGTAACTTTTGCAGAATATCTTTTAGACTTCTGGACTTCTATCATTGAAAAGCCCATCTCATTTGTGCCACACCAGACTGAATAACGGTTAAATACTTCATTCATAAACTTGATTAATATGTAACTAATTCATAAGGGGTATTTCTTCTCCAATGAAGTGAATGCTTGTGAATGAGTAATAGTTTTCAACATTTATTTTGCTACTTTTAATGCTGCACTTTCACAAGAAGAGTGCTGTGAGACTTAAATGTAGTTATTTTACTGTTCTTGTTGTGCATACACAGttaaataatgattttatttacttaatacTGGCTAGATGGTGCATCACCTTTAATTCCTTCATTTACCCTTTGGCATTTTCAGTTAGTTGTCTGCGTGTGAGTATCAGGTCACTAAACTTTCACGTTGCATTTGGGAGAATTAATCATTACGTCCATCCGTCTCAGCCATAGCCTGATAATGGCAACTCTCATTACCCGGTGAAGCGGGCTTTTTTATAACAATAAATATTCTACCGCAATCATTTAAAAGCCCACTTTTTTAGTTTAACGATGAGAATAACGACACACcacttttgtctctgtttttatttcaattatCTACAGCTTTCAGAAATTTGAGATCTAGCAATACGATTCTCCAACACAGCTGAAACAGCttctaaaaaaaatacagactgaaattcatatgtaaaatgtacctatgtataaataaaacatttaaaacatttttaaaaggtaaaaaaacaaaacactaaaactCCTTTCGGCAGTCTGTAACTGTAGAGGTATTGAAACTCAtttaataaattcataaattcaACTCTGACTTTGTCACCAATACCCTGTATGTAATCAGCATaacttaaatttaaatcattttgtaTATGTGATTAAATTTACTACCATTATATGTAGATTAGAATTTGGTCAGCTGCATACAAATTTTGACAAATTTGTACATTAATACAACAAAGCTCAAAAGgaaatacacactcatactttatgagtgtgtatgtatattcaCAGAAGTTGATAAATGGGAGTTATCATAATATCACAATGGTTTCCTGAGATAGTTATGAACAAAAGTTACAAAGTCCCCTAAAACTCTTAAACTGAGTTGTGGGTGTTAGTACACATAAAAATATCTCTTATTATCTCTCTACcgttctctggctctctctctctctctctctctctctctctctctctctttcttcactctCTACCCACAAcgttagaaaagaaagaaagagagagagagagagagacagagagagaaagacagagacagattgagAGGGCGAAAGAAAACTGTCTTGCCCACTTCTAAAGATTCCCTTAGTGCTCAATAGCTCTGAACAGCTACCCAAAATAGCTCTTAAAACGGACCCTCTCTAGGTACCCTCTCTGAGTGGCACCCTCTTGATTGAGCTGCCACCAAGACTCAGGATGGGTGAATTAATCAAGGGGGAATTCACAGGGGTTCTGCTGCAGTCTTTGAGCTGTAAGATAAAGTGAGAGGAAGTCTTTGAATCTGGGGGCACAGCCGAGCCAGGCTTCCCCAAAATGCTCAGCACCAGTGAAGAGAAACTGGCCAGGCCCTGGTTTCACCTGGCACTGCAGGAGAGTGTGGATGTACCCGTGCCAGGCCACAGAGCTTCCAGCATCTCGTTCAAACACACCACTGCGCTGCCGGTACACCCTCCCGTCTCCGACTCCCACGAATGACATCTGCTGCTCCAGGTCATGGGTAACATTCAGGATGGAACCACGGACAACTGGGAGGATAGAAAGgtgtcatttgtcatttcattttaccGTCATCTCAAGAGTAAAGtatataagaaaaataaaagcacaaaaaatggTCCATAGTTAGATTTTTTTGTCAACTTCACAATGTTAAATTATGACTAAATTTGTGAGATTGCGAGTCCTTGATGTTGATTTCaccattgaaaaaaacaaaacaaaaaacctgccGTATCCCCCACAGGTTTatgtcagaggaaacaaaaTCCTATTTCACTCTTGTTACCGTTTACACTTTCATTAGCCAGCAACTTTCACTCATCAAAAAACTCTGTGGCAGCGATTTGTGAGATTGGGGCACAGAGGTCAAGCCATAAATGGAGTTGGTTCAAAGAGGGTTATTCCTTCTGGTCTGTTGCAGCCTTAAGCCCATGTGCCTCCTATTGTGTGAGTCAGAGCCCCCACATCTGTCAGGCCCCTCAGCAGAATCAAGGCAGTAGTTTGTTGGGAACAGATTAGGcatgctctctgtgtggagCAACTTGGGGAATAAATCAGGCCAAACTgcccagggagagagagagagagagagagagagagagagagagagagagaccctgccCGATGTGGATAGGTTTTAAGGGCCATAAAACAGTACCTCAGAACTTTCTTAGAAAAGTCTCATGTTGGTTTATTACACCCACTGCAGTGTATAACATTATAATGCATGCAAGCTGTGTATATCTATTATCTACATACGCCAAATTGTCaggtttaaaaaatataaatacgGCTGCTGTGAATCATTGAATGGATTTCCTTTACTGACATGACATCATTTATAAGCTCATACCAGAAAATGATAATGAGATATAGCACAAGGGAAAATATGAAGTTCATATCTTAGCACTGccatgaataaatataaaccGTGTCCAAACGGGTTCAGTGGGACTTGTGAGGTAGTAGATAGTAtattccttttgtttgtaactACTGACTGTGTCTAGCTAGAACAAATATCATAAATCTTGTTCAGAAATCTCGTGCAACTCATGCTATGACAACCATTTTAAACAAAGGCATACCAAAGTCACTGCTGCAAACTGCTTGAAGGAGTTCTGTGTCATTGCAAGGTCGACAGGCAGCTGTTGACAGAATAAGAACAAGCGTTAAAAAGACATCAGGGCAGTGAAAGGGAATTCACATTATGTGACAATGCGGTGGCAAACCAGCAGTCCCTGTGGTCAGAAAGCCAACTGATTGACTGATGAATGCTCTGTCCACAGGCTGTCTGAGAATGGTGAGCATCTGCAGAGGGACAGAGGTAGAAGCCATGGGGCCAGTCGAAGGAATGCCAAGCATGAAGTGAACAATCACAAAACTGAACCTTTCACCAGCAGCAATCTGATTTGTCTTGACCTTAATGTTAAGCTCTCATTGTACAGATTTAATTGACTGACCCCTGAGCAAACAATAATGGTGGTGAAGTCAGCAATAAGCATTCTTCACAAATCCCTCATTTTCAATGCAGAGTCAGTAAGAGTTGGGCAAACATCATTCCCCTCTATTACCATCAGCATGACATCACTTAGTAAAAACTGACCCCCACGCACACGTTGACAATAAAAGGAAtctggagaatttttttttttaaaatatctgtaTTGTTAATTCAGCCTTAAAGCATCTGCCACTGGGCAGCCTGGCTCCCTgtcctttattttgtttatttctttattttttttaccatggaCACTTGAAGTGGAGGCAGGCCTGTGCCTTTCAAAggcttcttcttctcttcagcTGTTAGATTTTCTATTGTTCATTTTTGGATCATGCACATACAGTATGCTATCTGAAAAGATagtatctgtgtgttcagtggaaatgtttcaaaacacaaagaacttAAAGAGTAAATGAATCACACGTATAAACATTTGAATAACTTAGTGaattgtcattctttcattaaTCCTTTGTCTTAATTTTTTAGATAAAGGATAAATaagcatatatattttttaaaatagttCTTGTTTTTATCTAATGATGATATAGCTAAATGTTTTTCAAACTTGTGTTTTAAGTTCTCTGTAAAGTAATTTCTGGTATAACTGCGGGAAATAGcctgttttttccttttagattGGCCAActcttaaataataaaatgtaggCTACCGCTGAAACAGAATTTTATCTGCAAAAGGATGTTAAAAGGCTGAGTGTGTAGGTCTATATTAAGATTTCCGATACAACCATAAACTGTAGCTACATGTCCTCATCTGAGGAGGTCAGACCCAAGCACCTGGAAAAGAAATTACCCTGCAATAGCGTTCGGCGAACCCCAGTCGCACTGCTCTGTTTCCGCAGCATCTCATATCTGAAACCCGCCACACGGCGAACGATGTCGCTCTGGGGGGTAGCCTGCAAGAAAATGGCGGGGCTTTGAGGTCCATCTGCCCGGAAACAGCGCACCTGCTCTGGccgctctccctctgtcatcaAAAGGTCTAACTCGCCGGCGCGTTCAATGTACACTGTGGCTCCATAGAAACCTCGGAGAGGTTTAATGCAAACCGTGGTGTGTCGCACTGTGGACAGATTGGGGTCCAGGACAACCCGCAGCGCCTGGCTTGGATAGACCCATTCTACAGAACCTTCGGTACAACG is part of the Chanos chanos chromosome 13, fChaCha1.1, whole genome shotgun sequence genome and encodes:
- the LOC115826904 gene encoding meteorin-like protein, producing the protein MSPRGSELLNYFQTFCFLSTCVADLCNWRGSGLQEPYSGAVQQVRLRCTEGSVEWVYPSQALRVVLDPNLSTVRHTTVCIKPLRGFYGATVYIERAGELDLLMTEGERPEQVRCFRADGPQSPAIFLQATPQSDIVRRVAGFRYEMLRKQSSATGVRRTLLQAACRPCNDTELLQAVCSSDFVVRGSILNVTHDLEQQMSFVGVGDGRVYRQRSGVFERDAGSSVAWHGYIHTLLQCQVKPGPGQFLFTGAEHFGEAWLGCAPRFKDFLSLYLTAQRLQQNPCEFPLD